The Polyodon spathula isolate WHYD16114869_AA chromosome 13, ASM1765450v1, whole genome shotgun sequence genome includes a region encoding these proteins:
- the LOC121325327 gene encoding adhesion G protein-coupled receptor G3-like, with amino-acid sequence MNPNNITLSASTLKTLTYISYSGCGVSLFFLGVVLFMYIVLWKQKSDHSAAIHRSLCSALFLLNLTFLLNEWLASYNKDGLCQFIAALMHYSLLCTFTWFGIEAFHLYLLMIKVVNTYIKHYRKMLSLVGWGIPAVPVILSASFNKYGKYSISTELKSVSM; translated from the exons ATG AACCCTAATAATATCACCCTGAGCGCTAGCACCTTGAAAACACTGACGTACATCTCCTACAGCGGCTGTGGGGTTTCACTCTTTTTCTTGGGAGTTGTTCTATTCATGTACATTGTTCTATG GAAACAGAAATCCGATCACTCCGCCGCAATTCATCGGAGCCTGTGTTCAGCGCTGTTCCTGCTAAACCTCACCTTTTTACTGAACGAGTGGCTGGCGTCCTATAATAAAGATGGGCTCTGTCAGTTCATTGCCGCCCTCATGCACTATTCCCTGCTCTGCACCTTCACCTGGTTTGGAATTGAAGCTTTCCACCTGTACCTGCTGATGATCAAGGTCGTCAACACCTATATAAAGCATTACCGGAAGATGCTGAGCCTCGTTGGCTGGG GAATACCAGCTGTACCTGTAATTCTGTCAGCAAGTTTTAACAAGTATGGGAAGTATTCCATATCCACAGAGCTGAAGTCTGTTTCAATGTAA
- the LOC121325328 gene encoding cell wall protein DAN4-like translates to MVPTMASTTASPAPSSTTLSTTESPTIETPNTSTNETPSTASTTVSPTQASTTNTPPIASIPEASTIASTTKNDTTASTTIIPTTTSTAKNFFIAYTTVTPTTASATQILTTTSATVSPSIVSTPKTPNTSHTTETPSIAFTTAFISKTSATVSSSTTTSPATTSGKESTAPSLKTSTVSPTQPSNIVSLSETSETQTSTTGKHTIASTTVSPTTTFIKMSSSTTSTTKSPSTTSTKSSTAGPTKQNFTTAATAVPPIFEHTADPPTTTSTSLSPSPASKVSLTHISTTETITTESPTIASTSEASTKASRTAFPTTSKSVNVPVQCPCEFMTESLQKQDKDFLSQISKCDKKSVEQCNVVSSILRGVKNILTDKTAFNGPKKEIHFTGFYGVVAKYNITDEKPLLISLPVQGIHPVGIKLTPEALQQASGHNNDSSQYGVGRFINSNLFPDMQNSSLLSDEVIAIELGSAISNLTDNITITFYHPDTLQSELVLG, encoded by the exons ATGGTCCCTACCATGGCATCTACAACCGCATCCCCTGCCCCATCATCTACCACATTATCTACAACAGAGAGCCCTACAATTGAGACCCCTAACACATCTACAAATGAGACTCCTAGCACAGCCTCCACAACAGTGTCCCCTACTCAAGCCTCTACAACAAACACCCCTCCCATAGCATCTATACCAGAGGCGTCTACCATTGCCTCAACAACAAAGAATGATACCACAGCATCTACAACTATTATCCCTACCACTACATCTACAGCTAAGAACTTTTTCATAGCATATACAACAGTAACCCCTACCACAGCATCTGCAACTCAGATCCTTACCACTACATCTGCAACAGTGTCCCCTTCCATAGTATCTACACCCAAGACACCTAACACAAGTCATACAACAGAGACCCCTTCAATTGCATTTACAACAGCATTCATTTCTAAAACATCTGCAACAGTGTCCTCTTCTACAACCACGAGCCCTGCCACAACATCTGGAAAAGAGTCCACTGCACCATCTTTAAAAACCTCTACAGTCTCCCCTACTCAACCATCTAATATAGTGTCCCTGTCAGAAACATctgaaacacagacctcaacCACAGGAAAACATACCATAGCATCTACAACAGTGTCCCCTACAACTACATTCATAAAAATGTCCTCTTCCACAACATCTACAACCAAGAGCCCTTCCACAACATCTACAAAGTCCTCAACTGCAGGACCTACAAAACAAAACTTCACCACAGCAGCTACAGCAGTGCCCCCTATATTTGAACATACAGCTGATCCCCCTACAACAACCTCTACATCGTTATCCCCTAGCCCAGCCTCAAAAGTCTCCCTAACCCACATTTCTACAACAGAGACCATAACTACAGAGTCTCCTACCATAGCATCTACATCAGAGGCCTCCACTAAAGCATCTAGAACAGCATTCCCTACCACTTCTAAATCAGTTAACGTTCCTGTTCAATGCCCTTGTGAATTCATGACAGAAAGTCTACAAAAACAAGATAAGGATTTTTTAAGTCAAATATCCAAGTGTGACAAAAAATCAGTGGAGCAGTGTAATGTCGTCTCTTCAATATTAAG AGGTGTTAAAAATATTCTTACTGACAAAACTGCATTTAATGGGCCAAAGAAGGAGATTCATTTTACCGGTTTTTATGGGGTTGTTGCTAAATACAACATAACTGACGAGAAACCTCTTCTGATTTCATTACCTGTACAA GGTATACATCCAGTGGGGATCAAACTTACACCTGAAGCATTACAGCAGGCTAGTGGTCACAATAATGACTCCTCACAATATGGTGTTGGCAGGTTTATAAACTCCAACTTATTTCCG GATATGCAGAACAGTTCTCTTCTCTCAGATGAGGTGATTGCAATTGAACTGGGGAGTGCAATCTCCAATCTCACTGACAACATAACAATAACCTTTTACCATCCAGACACCTTGCAG TCAGAGCTGGTGTTGGGCTAA